The following are from one region of the Micrococcales bacterium genome:
- a CDS encoding glucose 1-dehydrogenase, whose amino-acid sequence MTDATSAFPAQQQQPPGRTDEMTPVPDHGETSYVGHERLLAKRALVTGGDSGIGRAVAMAFAREGADVAFTYLPAESEDAATTVELIEDAGRTAVAIEVDLRDRRACESAVRRAVEGLGGLDVLVNNAGFQMARGEGIVDLTDERMDRIFRTNLYALLWLTQAALHHLGDGAAIINNSSVQAYHPSPALVDYAATKAAINNITVNLAAELGPRGIRVNAVAPGPIWTPLQPATQPPEKVEAFGADTPLGRAGQPAEVAPAFVFFASDEASYISGSVLGVTGGKPVF is encoded by the coding sequence ATGACCGACGCCACGAGTGCCTTCCCCGCGCAGCAGCAACAACCACCGGGACGCACGGACGAGATGACACCGGTCCCGGACCACGGCGAGACGTCGTACGTGGGCCACGAGCGACTGCTGGCCAAGCGGGCGCTGGTGACCGGCGGGGATTCCGGGATCGGTCGCGCCGTAGCCATGGCCTTCGCCCGCGAGGGTGCGGACGTTGCCTTCACGTACTTGCCGGCCGAATCCGAGGACGCTGCCACCACCGTCGAACTGATCGAGGACGCCGGGCGCACGGCGGTGGCCATCGAGGTCGACCTGCGCGACCGGCGGGCGTGCGAGTCCGCGGTGCGACGTGCCGTCGAGGGCCTGGGCGGCCTGGATGTGCTGGTGAACAACGCCGGCTTCCAGATGGCCCGCGGCGAGGGGATCGTCGATCTCACCGACGAACGCATGGACCGGATCTTCCGCACCAACCTCTACGCCCTTCTCTGGCTGACACAGGCCGCGCTCCACCATCTCGGCGACGGTGCCGCGATCATCAACAACAGTTCGGTGCAGGCCTACCACCCCTCGCCTGCCCTGGTGGACTACGCGGCCACGAAGGCGGCCATCAACAACATCACCGTGAACCTGGCTGCCGAGCTCGGACCCCGGGGGATCCGGGTCAACGCGGTCGCCCCCGGGCCGATCTGGACGCCGCTGCAGCCCGCGACCCAGCCGCCCGAGAAGGTCGAGGCTTTCGGTGCGGATACACCACTGGGACGCGCCGGGCAGCCTGCTGAGGTTGCACCCGCTTTCGTCTTCTTCGCCTCCGACGAGGCCAGCTACATCTCTGGCAGCGTCCTGGGCGTCACCGGCGGCAAACCGGTGTTCTGA
- a CDS encoding FAD-dependent oxidoreductase: MDLGKAGSPWSLPANVSAPQQPELPGRCDVVVAGAGVFGATTALLLARRGLSVVLVDAGDPLQKSTTVHSTAKVTVGQGTLPARIAARHKDETAVQYLRATQMAMAFVATTSANAVTRADQFVYGEDADSIAEVLETARLLRASGVTLADAPPDLPWPATGYCVPDQMSLHPGEYLRDVISAAEQNGALYLPHHPMTSFSWRGPVRVVAGDSEVRAGHLVLATHYPPTLRGGWFATLSAERHFALLVSSPRATSAMTHLVGPTSRSTRPVGTDQMVIVGEGHPTGTSPRQPWLTLEQWVVDRFGPVRVIAHWAAQDTFNVADSLPIAGPVTPGSSVFAAAGFSGWGLTNGTIAAHQISARVLGEPDPSWGNWGPRLPGLQAAGRLVKHQAAVAGRLLGGIVSTDASPIADLAPGESAIVRDGLSQVAVHRDDSGDLHSVSARCTHLGCTVRWNPGERSWDCPCHGSRFDPTGRVLQGPAVEALALHPLDDAATTRKERTE; encoded by the coding sequence TCGGCGCGACGACTGCGCTCCTACTGGCGCGTCGCGGTCTGTCGGTGGTTCTCGTAGATGCCGGCGATCCTCTGCAGAAGTCGACCACGGTCCACTCCACCGCGAAGGTCACCGTCGGCCAGGGCACACTCCCGGCCCGGATCGCGGCCCGCCACAAGGACGAGACTGCGGTGCAGTACCTGCGCGCTACGCAGATGGCAATGGCCTTCGTCGCGACGACGAGCGCGAACGCGGTGACCCGCGCTGACCAGTTCGTCTACGGCGAGGACGCCGATTCGATCGCGGAGGTGCTCGAAACCGCCCGGCTACTGCGGGCCTCGGGCGTCACGCTGGCCGACGCACCCCCGGATCTGCCCTGGCCGGCGACCGGGTACTGCGTGCCGGACCAGATGAGCCTGCATCCCGGCGAGTACCTGCGGGATGTGATCTCGGCCGCCGAGCAGAACGGTGCGCTGTACCTGCCTCATCACCCGATGACGTCGTTCAGCTGGCGCGGGCCCGTCCGAGTCGTGGCGGGCGACTCCGAGGTCCGCGCTGGTCACCTGGTGCTGGCCACGCACTACCCCCCAACCCTGCGGGGAGGCTGGTTCGCCACGCTGTCCGCTGAGCGGCACTTCGCCCTGCTGGTCAGCAGCCCCCGGGCCACCAGCGCCATGACCCATCTGGTCGGGCCGACGTCGCGCTCGACGCGGCCTGTGGGGACCGACCAGATGGTCATCGTCGGCGAGGGCCATCCGACTGGCACGTCACCGAGGCAACCCTGGCTCACCCTCGAGCAGTGGGTGGTGGACCGGTTCGGGCCGGTTCGGGTCATCGCGCACTGGGCCGCCCAGGACACGTTCAACGTCGCGGACTCACTGCCCATCGCCGGACCCGTGACGCCTGGGTCGTCGGTGTTTGCCGCGGCGGGCTTCTCCGGCTGGGGACTGACGAACGGGACCATCGCAGCTCATCAGATCTCCGCGCGAGTACTGGGGGAACCGGACCCGTCGTGGGGGAACTGGGGCCCGCGCCTCCCCGGCCTGCAGGCAGCCGGCCGCCTCGTCAAGCACCAAGCCGCCGTCGCGGGACGGCTGCTCGGCGGCATCGTCAGTACGGACGCATCACCCATCGCCGACCTGGCACCGGGCGAATCGGCCATCGTGCGCGACGGGCTGAGCCAGGTGGCCGTGCACCGTGACGACAGCGGTGACCTGCACTCGGTGTCAGCGCGCTGCACCCATCTGGGATGCACGGTGCGCTGGAACCCCGGCGAGCGCAGTTGGGACTGCCCGTGCCATGGCTCGCGCTTCGATCCCACGGGCCGGGTACTGCAGGGACCTGCGGTTGAAGCACTCGCCCTCCACCCGTTGGACGACGCCGCCACGACCCGGAAGGAGCGCACCGAATGA